The following is a genomic window from Methanofastidiosum sp..
AGGCATATTATGGAAGACATTAGGTATGAACTATCCTCTTTATTTTTCGCTATCTTTATCTTTGATTTCTTTCTTTTTAATTAATCTTGTAAAAGAACAAAAGAAATGCTAATTAGATAATTTTATAAACCACATTTATTCCTTCATTTTGGTGAATAGATAATGGAATTTTGTCCCAAATGCGGTACTCTTTTGCGTGTTAAAGAAGGCAAGTACACTTGTAAATGTGGCCATCAGCAAGAAATAGATGAAAATAATAGATTTGAACATTCTGAAAATAAATTGTCTGAAGATGAAGTTGTTATAATTGAAGAAGGTAACTTAGCAATGCCCAAGATTAAAGAAGAATGTAAGAAATGCCATAACAGAGAAGCTTACTGGTGGATGCTCCAGACAAGAAGTGGAGATGAACCAGCAACAAAATTTTATAGGTGCACAAAGTGCAATTATACTTGGAGAGAATACGATTAAAAAAAATATAGAGGATCTAAGTAATGAGCCTCTATGATTATCCTTTTTATAGAATATTGTTTATTCTTTCTTGGCCTTTTCTTTCTTAGGAGCACTCTTTTTTGCCGCTGGCTTCTTTGTTTCTAATTCTTTAGCTTCAGTCTTTACTTCTGTGGTCTTTTTCTTAG
Proteins encoded in this region:
- a CDS encoding transcription factor S, coding for MEFCPKCGTLLRVKEGKYTCKCGHQQEIDENNRFEHSENKLSEDEVVIIEEGNLAMPKIKEECKKCHNREAYWWMLQTRSGDEPATKFYRCTKCNYTWREYD